The following coding sequences are from one Desulfatibacillum aliphaticivorans DSM 15576 window:
- the recC gene encoding exodeoxyribonuclease V subunit gamma, with translation MPNNRFDSVFGEECLRVYSSNSLQTLAAQLAKLLVKDPLPPLEQEIVLTQNPVMGRWLYLEMAKINGACANLRVTLPNAYMHELFASVIPPMENEEQSPFSPWAMTWRIMDALARFMEEPPFTEIQRYLQDDPDGRKQFGLSRRIAGVFDGYMLFRPEMILNWDHGKGGHWQAILWREISQGFNNRHRPGLRTDFFKALRSGKSRPGVLPKRISLFGVWGMPPFHLDVFSGVGRMLPVYLFHVNPCKEYWAHAFSDKQITRITTRSPFTRPEELYLEKGNALLASLGGVGRDFLGLVAGLDCHPQELYESPDHTSLLGMIQGEILEFKEEDGRKTQEKARPLPGDRSLAIHNCHSPMREMEVLYDHILKYLDEDPDLDPQDIMVMAPDMDKFAPYVEAVFASPGPGGIRLPYCIAHKEVRTVSPSVNAFLEIFDLCQSRFEAAAVLDLAGLPAVAEKFGFSEQDLETLARWIAKTRVRWGANADSRKALGLPATGDNTWESGLDRLMLGYAMSGLDEEFFQNISPFGDLAMEDAPLLGRFAEFTEALFQLSRKLEKSHEIQEWVKILEGVVQEFLSPDAEDLHLLQIALSKTAKAQSEQGYDREVAAAVVKAAVAGLLEQSSPSGSILRRGVNFCSIAQGAGIPAKVICLVGMDDGAFPRQDGGMGFDYMARSPKRGDRSPRGDDRFSFLQAIINAQSRLHISFTGQGIQDNAALCPSPLVSELIDYVEAGFDLSGSGPLVVVHKLQPFSPDYFSGQCPGLFSFSRQYSQAADILQRGEKQSRQFFSQPLEEPEAQDKSISLEALCAFFRMPSKSILRDRVGVFLDAYTEAMDSAEAFSLGGLERHVLAGKMVEKRVQGRSSLDLYALAKAQGELPHGNVGAFAFNQLENQISPFARKAEAMLSEANQRLDADVMAGEWKIHGRLFPLGLKGLILYRTASAKAFDRLNAWIRHLFLCAVRPGFENTSLFAGTDAIYYYDNVKQNAAVTRLAALAGVYDKGMEFPAPFFPETSFAYAQSMFKTDDVGQAMKAARNKWGPDFFGRGEALDSYAALCFEGCDPLSREFRDLAVEIYAPMLECERKGGR, from the coding sequence ATGCCCAATAATCGATTCGACTCCGTATTCGGCGAGGAATGCCTCCGGGTCTATTCCAGCAACAGCCTGCAAACTCTGGCCGCCCAACTGGCGAAGTTGCTGGTCAAAGATCCTTTGCCGCCTTTGGAGCAGGAAATCGTTTTGACCCAAAATCCGGTGATGGGCCGATGGCTTTACCTGGAAATGGCGAAAATCAACGGCGCATGCGCAAACCTCCGGGTTACGCTGCCCAATGCGTACATGCACGAACTGTTCGCCAGCGTAATTCCTCCCATGGAAAACGAGGAGCAGTCCCCATTCTCCCCCTGGGCCATGACATGGCGGATCATGGACGCTTTGGCCCGGTTTATGGAAGAACCGCCGTTTACGGAAATCCAACGCTATCTGCAGGACGACCCGGACGGCCGCAAGCAGTTCGGCCTGAGCAGACGCATCGCCGGAGTGTTTGACGGGTATATGCTGTTTCGGCCGGAAATGATTTTGAACTGGGACCACGGCAAGGGCGGGCATTGGCAGGCCATTTTGTGGCGGGAAATCAGCCAGGGTTTTAACAACCGGCACCGGCCTGGCCTGCGTACGGATTTTTTCAAGGCGCTCAGGTCCGGCAAATCCCGTCCAGGCGTCCTGCCCAAAAGAATTTCGCTTTTCGGCGTTTGGGGCATGCCCCCTTTCCACCTGGACGTTTTCTCCGGCGTGGGGCGTATGCTGCCCGTGTATCTTTTTCACGTAAATCCCTGCAAGGAATACTGGGCTCACGCCTTTTCGGACAAGCAAATCACCCGGATTACCACCCGGAGCCCGTTCACCCGTCCCGAAGAATTGTACCTGGAAAAAGGCAACGCCCTGTTGGCGTCCCTGGGCGGAGTGGGTCGGGATTTTCTGGGCTTGGTCGCCGGGCTGGATTGCCATCCCCAGGAACTGTACGAGTCTCCGGACCACACGTCCCTATTGGGCATGATCCAGGGGGAGATTCTGGAATTCAAGGAAGAGGATGGACGGAAAACGCAGGAAAAGGCGCGGCCGCTTCCTGGAGACCGCTCCCTGGCGATCCATAACTGCCACAGCCCCATGCGGGAAATGGAAGTCTTGTACGATCATATCCTAAAGTATTTGGACGAAGACCCGGACCTGGACCCGCAGGACATCATGGTCATGGCGCCGGATATGGACAAATTCGCGCCCTATGTGGAAGCGGTTTTCGCCTCGCCCGGCCCAGGGGGAATTCGCCTGCCTTATTGCATCGCTCACAAGGAAGTCCGCACGGTCAGCCCCAGCGTGAACGCTTTTCTGGAAATCTTTGACCTTTGCCAAAGCCGGTTTGAGGCGGCGGCCGTCTTGGATCTGGCCGGTCTCCCCGCCGTGGCGGAGAAGTTCGGCTTTTCGGAGCAGGATCTGGAAACCCTGGCCCGGTGGATCGCCAAGACCAGGGTGCGATGGGGCGCCAACGCAGACAGCCGCAAGGCTCTGGGCCTGCCCGCCACCGGGGATAACACCTGGGAAAGCGGCCTGGACCGCCTGATGCTTGGCTACGCCATGTCGGGCCTGGACGAAGAGTTTTTTCAGAACATCAGCCCCTTTGGGGATCTGGCTATGGAAGACGCCCCTTTATTGGGACGGTTTGCAGAGTTTACCGAAGCCCTGTTTCAACTCTCCCGAAAACTGGAAAAAAGCCACGAAATCCAGGAATGGGTGAAAATCCTGGAAGGCGTCGTTCAGGAATTTTTAAGCCCCGACGCGGAAGACCTGCACCTGTTGCAAATCGCCTTGTCCAAGACCGCCAAGGCCCAATCCGAACAGGGATATGATCGGGAGGTTGCCGCGGCCGTGGTCAAGGCGGCGGTCGCCGGGCTGCTGGAGCAAAGTTCGCCCAGCGGCAGCATTTTAAGGCGGGGCGTTAACTTTTGCTCCATCGCCCAGGGGGCTGGAATTCCCGCCAAGGTCATCTGTCTGGTGGGCATGGACGACGGGGCTTTTCCCAGGCAGGACGGAGGCATGGGCTTCGACTATATGGCCCGGTCGCCCAAACGCGGGGATCGGTCTCCCCGGGGAGATGACCGGTTTTCCTTTTTGCAGGCGATCATTAACGCACAAAGCAGGCTGCATATTTCGTTTACCGGCCAGGGGATTCAGGACAACGCGGCCTTGTGCCCCTCCCCTTTGGTGAGCGAATTGATCGACTACGTGGAGGCGGGATTCGACCTTTCCGGCTCCGGGCCGCTTGTGGTCGTCCACAAGTTACAGCCTTTTTCTCCGGATTATTTTTCGGGCCAATGCCCCGGTCTTTTCAGCTTCTCCAGACAATATAGCCAGGCGGCGGACATTTTGCAGCGCGGGGAAAAGCAATCCCGGCAATTTTTCTCCCAACCCCTGGAAGAGCCCGAAGCCCAGGATAAGAGTATTTCTCTGGAGGCTTTGTGCGCTTTCTTTCGCATGCCGTCGAAGTCTATTCTCAGGGACAGGGTGGGCGTCTTTCTGGACGCATACACGGAAGCCATGGACAGCGCCGAGGCTTTCAGCCTGGGCGGCCTGGAAAGGCACGTCCTGGCCGGAAAAATGGTTGAAAAGCGGGTTCAAGGGCGATCCTCCCTGGACTTGTACGCCCTGGCCAAGGCGCAGGGGGAGCTGCCCCACGGCAATGTAGGGGCCTTTGCCTTCAACCAACTGGAAAACCAAATAAGCCCATTCGCCCGTAAAGCGGAAGCAATGCTGAGCGAGGCGAACCAGCGATTGGACGCCGACGTCATGGCGGGCGAATGGAAAATCCACGGCAGGCTGTTCCCTCTGGGCCTGAAAGGGCTCATCCTGTACCGCACGGCCTCGGCCAAGGCGTTTGACCGGCTTAACGCCTGGATACGGCATCTTTTTTTGTGCGCGGTCAGGCCGGGCTTTGAAAACACAAGCCTGTTTGCGGGAACGGACGCTATCTATTACTACGACAATGTGAAGCAAAACGCGGCGGTAACCCGGCTGGCGGCCCTGGCGGGAGTCTATGACAAAGGCATGGAGTTTCCGGCGCCGTTCTTTCCCGAAACCTCTTTCGCCTACGCCCAAAGCATGTTCAAGACCGACGACGTGGGCCAGGCAATGAAGGCGGCCAGGAATAAATGGGGGCCGGACTTTTTCGGCCGGGGAGAGGCCTTGGACTCGTATGCCGCGCTTTGTTTTGAAGGATGCGATCCCCTATCCCGGGAATTCCGGGACCTGGCCGTTGAAATATATGCGCCCATGCTGGAATGCGAACGGAAAGGAGGGCGATGA